The Muricauda sp. SCSIO 65647 genome includes a region encoding these proteins:
- a CDS encoding LytR/AlgR family response regulator transcription factor produces the protein MKKLSAIIVDDEQHCTDRLLLLLEEHSETIEVAATCSDIEEAKAHIENEKPDIVFLDVQLHEQTGFDLLAQIEAVDFEVIFTTAFDSYAIKAFKFSALDYLLKPLDREDLNAAIDRLKTQKGLKNASRKIETLLYNFNKNIHQEKHLAVPTLEGLDMIAVKNITHLQSDANYTHIHILPSKKITAPKNLKYFEDILDENLFFRIHKSHLVNLSFINSYLKGKGGYVVLTDGTKLEVAVRRKEELLKRLNTMN, from the coding sequence ATGAAAAAACTCTCGGCCATTATTGTTGATGATGAGCAGCATTGCACAGACCGATTGCTGTTGCTGCTCGAAGAGCATTCCGAGACCATAGAAGTAGCCGCGACCTGTAGCGATATTGAGGAGGCCAAAGCGCATATTGAAAACGAAAAGCCCGATATTGTTTTTTTGGATGTACAGTTACATGAGCAAACAGGTTTTGATTTACTGGCCCAAATAGAGGCTGTGGATTTTGAGGTCATTTTTACCACCGCTTTTGACAGTTACGCCATTAAAGCGTTTAAATTCTCGGCACTTGATTATCTATTAAAACCGTTAGACCGTGAGGATCTAAATGCTGCAATAGATAGGCTGAAAACTCAAAAAGGACTTAAGAATGCTTCTCGAAAAATAGAGACGTTGCTTTATAATTTCAACAAAAACATTCATCAAGAAAAGCATCTGGCCGTGCCCACCTTGGAGGGACTTGATATGATAGCGGTCAAGAACATTACCCATCTGCAGTCAGATGCCAACTATACCCATATCCACATTCTCCCCAGTAAAAAAATCACCGCTCCCAAAAACCTAAAATACTTTGAGGATATTTTGGACGAGAATTTGTTTTTTAGGATACACAAATCACATCTGGTGAACCTATCCTTTATCAATTCGTATTTGAAAGGTAAAGGTGGTTATGTGGTACTAACGGATGGCACAAAGCTTGAGGTGGCCGTTCGCAGAAAAGAGGAATTGCTCAAAAGATTGAATACCATGAATTAA
- a CDS encoding RNA polymerase sigma-70 factor: MDEKKLINGLRKGREKAYRHLFSEYYEWLCNYIFNLCADRSLAEDIIQDAIVGLWEKRKSIIITTSLKSYLFKTCHNRFLQHIRSQKIKFDTLDKIRWEVISEATLEEDLYDFKMERLNRLIDQLPPRCKEIFIQNKLEKKKYKEIALDMGISVKTVENQMSKALHFLRANATGFML, translated from the coding sequence ATGGACGAAAAAAAACTGATAAATGGTCTGCGAAAAGGCAGGGAAAAGGCCTATCGGCATTTGTTCTCTGAATACTATGAGTGGCTCTGTAATTACATTTTCAATCTCTGTGCTGACCGGTCTTTGGCCGAAGATATCATTCAAGATGCCATTGTCGGACTGTGGGAGAAACGAAAGTCGATAATCATCACCACGTCGCTCAAGAGCTATCTTTTCAAAACTTGCCATAATCGATTTTTACAGCACATTAGAAGCCAAAAGATTAAATTCGATACCTTGGATAAAATAAGGTGGGAAGTTATTTCAGAGGCAACATTGGAAGAAGATCTTTATGATTTCAAAATGGAAAGGCTAAACAGGTTAATAGACCAATTGCCACCACGTTGTAAGGAAATATTCATTCAAAATAAATTGGAGAAAAAGAAATACAAAGAAATTGCTTTGGATATGGGAATATCTGTAAAAACCGTAGAAAATCAAATGTCTAAGGCACTTCATTTCCTTCGAGCCAACGCTACTGGCTTTATGTTATAG